From one Deinococcus aetherius genomic stretch:
- a CDS encoding thioredoxin domain-containing protein, translating to MSRLQPGDVLPDVVVRDGRDHSAHLAEVLQGGRGVVLFDHGDGCPHCEAQRRDCGRHAERLREERVGVVVLSGAAASPGSRWPWARRPPVPALHGEEVARLLQDVGEAGERRHSTAAVVRPGRVVALALYAGGARAPQPGGRPHLHRHSTLNWSCPAVRGRG from the coding sequence GTGTCGCGCCTCCAGCCCGGGGACGTGTTGCCTGACGTGGTGGTGCGGGACGGCCGGGACCACTCGGCCCACCTCGCGGAGGTCTTGCAAGGCGGGCGGGGCGTCGTGCTCTTCGATCACGGGGACGGCTGCCCGCACTGCGAGGCCCAGCGCCGGGACTGCGGGCGGCACGCCGAGCGGCTGCGCGAGGAGCGGGTGGGGGTCGTGGTCCTGAGCGGCGCGGCCGCTTCTCCCGGGTCCCGCTGGCCCTGGGCACGCCGCCCGCCCGTGCCCGCGCTGCACGGGGAGGAAGTCGCGCGCCTCCTGCAAGACGTGGGCGAGGCGGGCGAGCGGCGGCACAGCACCGCCGCCGTCGTGCGGCCCGGGCGGGTGGTTGCGCTCGCCCTGTACGCGGGGGGCGCGCGGGCACCTCAGCCCGGTGGACGCCCTCACCTTCATCGCCACTCAACACTGAACTGGAGTTGCCCTGCTGTGCGTGGTCGTGGATAA
- a CDS encoding tetratricopeptide repeat protein → MRVNHITDEVWARVEPLLTPAGASRKGRPRVRDRAVLEGLVYLLLRGLAWNRLPRDLGCGSGMTCWRRVQEWQARGLWPDLQALLSEAVPDTAQADWSRLARTAPGAVRRRVPRQNASARHALRLLALAEEAGPHLRGPGQAQWLTRLEDSQAEIEAAFTTLTAQGEVASALRLGAALFPYWWVKGQHTEGARRLQAALQACPDAPRDVRARALYGLASFAQGRGEYESATELHEQALALWRLVGHRAEEALVLGNLGFVAMRRGEYRRANVYLTQELVLAREVGDRWVEAAALNTLGNVATREGRQDEAGEYLRESLRLRRDLGDRIGMARSLTNLGLVALRQGEPERAAQRLLEALHLRRDLGDTGGTSQTLHALGLVALERGERERAAALLGESITLAARVQDPGQLADGVEALASLATQRGSPGGAVTLFRHAERLREHSGTPRAPADEGRVRRIQELLRSSRTPLLPGLLHPPREGLPDFEVVLEDVCALLEQWSRPARSPLGSKDGVYRRLFEQVPVSLQLFSPDGYTLDANAAWSAFWGVRPEEIADRNVLEDAQFAELGVTDLVRRAFEGEAVLLPPLPYDKARLVGQGRRHYLQMLLTPLKDSRGRVREVLFLHGQASVRTPADLVHLSLDLGLTAQLPSDPAGLLGLRRFPSLSPREAAVVHLIAEGHSDADIAATLGVTEHTVKFHVKSVLNKLGAVNRAHAVAIALKHRLL, encoded by the coding sequence ATGCGAGTCAACCACATCACCGATGAGGTGTGGGCTCGGGTTGAACCCCTCCTCACCCCCGCTGGTGCCTCCCGGAAGGGTCGCCCCCGCGTTCGGGACCGGGCCGTCCTCGAAGGGCTGGTGTATCTGCTTCTCCGGGGGCTGGCCTGGAACAGGCTCCCCCGTGACCTGGGCTGCGGCAGCGGGATGACCTGCTGGCGCCGGGTGCAGGAGTGGCAGGCCCGGGGGTTGTGGCCAGACCTTCAGGCCCTGCTGAGCGAGGCCGTTCCTGACACCGCTCAGGCCGACTGGTCCAGGCTCGCGCGGACCGCTCCCGGTGCGGTTCGCAGGCGGGTGCCACGCCAGAACGCTTCTGCGAGGCACGCCCTGCGCCTGCTCGCCCTGGCGGAAGAGGCTGGACCGCACCTCCGGGGACCCGGCCAAGCCCAGTGGCTCACCCGTCTGGAGGACAGCCAGGCGGAGATCGAGGCGGCCTTCACCACCCTGACGGCCCAGGGGGAGGTGGCATCGGCCCTGCGCCTGGGTGCTGCCCTGTTCCCCTACTGGTGGGTCAAGGGCCAGCACACCGAGGGAGCGCGCCGACTCCAGGCCGCGTTGCAAGCTTGCCCGGATGCCCCCCGGGATGTCCGTGCGCGCGCCCTGTACGGCCTCGCCAGCTTCGCCCAGGGACGCGGAGAGTACGAGTCTGCCACTGAATTGCATGAGCAGGCCCTGGCCTTGTGGCGTCTGGTCGGTCACCGGGCGGAGGAAGCGCTGGTGCTGGGGAACCTCGGGTTCGTCGCCATGCGTCGGGGCGAGTACCGGCGAGCGAATGTCTACCTGACCCAGGAGTTGGTCCTGGCCCGGGAGGTGGGGGACCGCTGGGTGGAGGCGGCGGCGCTCAACACCCTGGGCAACGTCGCCACGCGGGAAGGGCGGCAGGACGAGGCGGGAGAGTACCTGCGTGAGAGCCTGCGGCTGCGCCGCGACCTCGGGGACCGTATCGGGATGGCGCGAAGTCTGACCAACCTCGGACTCGTGGCCCTGCGGCAGGGAGAGCCCGAACGAGCCGCCCAGCGGCTGCTCGAAGCCCTGCATCTGCGGCGTGACCTCGGTGACACCGGGGGCACCAGCCAGACCCTGCACGCCCTGGGCCTGGTGGCGCTGGAGCGTGGGGAGCGCGAGCGCGCCGCCGCGCTGCTGGGGGAAAGCATCACCCTCGCCGCGCGCGTGCAGGACCCCGGGCAACTCGCGGACGGTGTGGAAGCCCTCGCCAGCCTGGCAACACAGCGCGGCAGCCCGGGTGGGGCCGTCACGTTGTTCCGCCACGCGGAGCGGCTGCGTGAACACAGCGGCACACCCCGCGCACCCGCAGATGAGGGGCGGGTGCGGCGGATCCAGGAACTCCTCCGGTCGAGCCGGACGCCTCTGCTGCCCGGTCTTCTCCATCCCCCACGGGAAGGACTTCCCGACTTCGAGGTCGTCTTGGAGGACGTGTGTGCCCTGCTTGAACAGTGGTCGCGCCCCGCACGTTCGCCCCTCGGGTCGAAGGACGGGGTCTACCGCCGCCTCTTCGAGCAGGTGCCGGTCAGTCTGCAACTCTTCTCGCCGGATGGGTACACCCTGGACGCCAACGCCGCCTGGAGCGCCTTCTGGGGCGTGAGGCCTGAGGAAATTGCGGACAGGAACGTCTTGGAGGATGCTCAATTCGCTGAACTCGGGGTGACAGACCTCGTGCGGCGTGCCTTCGAGGGGGAGGCCGTGCTGCTCCCCCCGCTCCCGTACGACAAGGCCAGGCTGGTCGGCCAGGGTCGGCGCCACTACCTGCAAATGCTGCTCACGCCGCTCAAGGACAGCCGGGGAAGGGTCCGCGAGGTGCTGTTCCTGCACGGCCAGGCGTCGGTGCGGACTCCCGCCGACCTCGTGCACCTCAGCCTCGACCTCGGCCTGACCGCCCAGCTTCCGTCGGACCCGGCGGGGCTGCTGGGGCTCCGACGCTTTCCGTCCCTGAGCCCCCGTGAGGCGGCCGTGGTGCATCTGATCGCGGAGGGGCACTCGGACGCCGACATCGCAGCCACGCTGGGCGTGACCGAGCACACCGTGAAGTTCCACGTGAAGTCGGTCCTGAACAAGTTGGGGGCGGTCAACCGGGCCCATGCCGTGGCGATCGCCCTCAAGCATCGTCTGCTCTGA
- a CDS encoding CGNR zinc finger domain-containing protein: protein MTLDFEFVGGDPSVDLVNTLMHRAQPGGADELLTSGEDARRWFVRAGVLSEEEATRLDPEAALHAARRLRSALDAVYRPLARHEDDPSGTERGLTTLNAVLDQGRERVQVSREGGKFARGARLEILGPLDPSVRVARSAAELLHRLEPHRLKECENPECDLLFYDESRNNSRRWCSMQGCGNVQKQARFRRKGREGVAGSA, encoded by the coding sequence ATGACCCTCGACTTCGAGTTTGTGGGTGGGGACCCGAGCGTGGACCTCGTGAACACCCTGATGCACCGCGCTCAGCCCGGCGGGGCGGACGAACTGCTGACCTCCGGCGAGGACGCGCGGCGCTGGTTCGTGCGCGCGGGGGTGCTCTCCGAGGAAGAGGCCACCCGGCTTGACCCCGAGGCGGCCCTGCACGCTGCTCGGCGGTTGAGAAGCGCCCTCGACGCGGTGTACCGCCCCCTTGCCCGACACGAGGACGACCCCTCGGGCACCGAGCGCGGCCTGACTACGCTCAACGCCGTGCTCGACCAGGGCCGCGAGCGGGTGCAGGTCAGCCGGGAGGGCGGGAAGTTCGCAAGGGGCGCCCGGCTGGAGATCCTGGGGCCGCTCGACCCCAGCGTGCGGGTGGCGAGGAGTGCCGCCGAACTCCTGCACCGTCTGGAGCCGCACCGGCTGAAAGAGTGCGAGAACCCCGAGTGCGACCTGCTGTTCTACGACGAGAGCCGCAACAACTCCCGGCGCTGGTGCTCCATGCAGGGCTGCGGCAACGTGCAGAAACAGGCCCGCTTCCGCCGCAAGGGCCGGGAGGGCGTGGCCGGGAGCGCATGA
- a CDS encoding nuclear transport factor 2 family protein produces the protein MRTSLRPALLLGALLLPLGAPPTLAQNARQATTQPTAQQVAQRFLQAANRGDARAVTALFAPNARFDSVGHIYANRDEIMNRFLIPEVLNLGGRYEVVRVTPAPNNPNVVTVRVQLPRGQPARALHLPLHGAERPDSGRGGEIRPVSPTRPRKDQIMSDDRAQEPSEDASHDEKTLSRRELMKSGALAGAVLAGGALAGGAGAQTSQNRTAPAQTLTGQVAYITGAARGIGRAIAGGVGRATG, from the coding sequence GTGAGAACTTCCCTTCGCCCCGCCCTCCTGCTGGGTGCCCTGCTGCTCCCCCTGGGCGCACCACCCACGCTCGCCCAGAACGCCCGGCAAGCCACCACTCAACCCACTGCCCAGCAGGTCGCGCAACGCTTCCTGCAAGCCGCCAACCGGGGAGATGCCCGCGCGGTCACCGCGCTGTTCGCCCCCAACGCCCGTTTCGACAGCGTGGGGCACATCTACGCCAACCGGGACGAGATCATGAACCGCTTCCTGATTCCCGAAGTCCTCAACCTCGGCGGGCGGTACGAGGTCGTGCGCGTTACTCCGGCCCCAAACAATCCGAACGTCGTGACGGTCCGAGTACAACTTCCGCGCGGGCAGCCTGCGCGAGCACTTCACCTACCACTGCACGGTGCGGAACGGCCTGATTCAGGACGTGGTGGGGAGATACGTCCAGTGAGCCCCACGAGGCCGAGAAAGGACCAGATCATGAGTGACGACCGGGCCCAGGAGCCATCCGAGGACGCTTCCCACGACGAGAAAACCCTCTCCCGCCGCGAGCTGATGAAGAGCGGCGCCCTCGCCGGAGCGGTGCTCGCCGGAGGGGCACTGGCCGGGGGAGCAGGTGCGCAGACCAGTCAGAACCGCACTGCTCCCGCACAAACCCTCACCGGGCAGGTGGCGTATATCACCGGCGCAGCACGGGGCATTGGGCGTGCCATCGCGGGTGGAGTCGGGCGGGCCACCGGGTGA
- a CDS encoding nuclear transport factor 2 family protein gives MKKPLAITLAALLAPTAFGQPAPSSARVSVPAPVQCYVNAVNRNNLNALVSCFASGGVVIDVSRQIRGQEAIRTWARNEVMGGTLRVLSATPRPNGVRLLVHWAPRGSQGWRAAYTFTYWNGKLTRADLQYA, from the coding sequence ATGAAGAAGCCACTTGCCATCACCCTCGCGGCCCTGCTTGCGCCGACAGCGTTCGGCCAACCGGCCCCTTCCTCTGCACGCGTCAGCGTGCCCGCTCCCGTCCAGTGCTACGTGAACGCGGTGAACCGGAACAACCTGAACGCTCTGGTGAGCTGTTTTGCCTCAGGTGGCGTGGTGATCGACGTGAGCCGCCAGATTCGCGGTCAGGAGGCCATCCGCACCTGGGCGCGCAACGAGGTGATGGGGGGAACGCTGCGGGTGCTCTCGGCGACCCCTCGCCCGAACGGGGTGCGACTGCTGGTCCACTGGGCACCACGGGGTTCGCAGGGCTGGCGGGCCGCTTACACCTTCACTTACTGGAACGGCAAGCTTACCCGCGCCGACTTGCAGTACGCCTGA
- a CDS encoding alpha/beta hydrolase — protein MTQVNSQPGVSPDDPSSTVHGEPRMTRLSFESEGVPLVAHLFLPPTHQEGERLPALLVAGSWTTVKEQMANLYARKLARLGFATLTFDFRSYGESGGDVREYESPPRKIVDLQRASEFLATLPQVDGERVGGLAVCASAGYMAHAIAQGAALRAFATIAAWMHDPGTVGSIYGGEEGVRRRIERGEAARRQYEQTGEVEYVPAESDTDQDAAMVGVPYYSDPTRGNIPAWRNAFAVMSWPEWLGFDALSPAPRITVPSLFIHSDDSALPDNVRRFYGAVAGPKTLHWAQGAHIDFYDREELTQPAAEVAAAHFHAALR, from the coding sequence ATGACGCAGGTCAACTCTCAGCCCGGCGTCTCACCGGACGACCCCTCTTCCACAGTGCACGGCGAACCGCGCATGACGCGCCTGAGCTTCGAGAGCGAGGGGGTCCCGCTGGTCGCCCACCTGTTCCTGCCCCCGACCCACCAGGAGGGGGAGCGTCTGCCCGCCCTGCTCGTCGCCGGGTCGTGGACGACCGTCAAGGAACAGATGGCGAACCTGTACGCCCGCAAGCTCGCCCGACTCGGCTTCGCCACCCTCACCTTCGACTTCCGCTCCTACGGCGAGAGCGGTGGGGACGTCCGCGAGTACGAGTCCCCACCGCGCAAGATCGTGGACTTGCAGCGGGCCAGCGAGTTCCTGGCGACCCTGCCGCAGGTGGACGGGGAACGTGTCGGCGGCCTCGCGGTGTGCGCGAGTGCCGGGTACATGGCGCACGCCATCGCGCAGGGCGCTGCCCTGCGCGCCTTTGCCACCATCGCCGCCTGGATGCACGACCCCGGCACGGTGGGCTCCATCTACGGCGGGGAGGAGGGCGTGCGGCGGCGCATCGAGCGGGGAGAGGCGGCCCGGCGCCAGTACGAGCAGACCGGCGAGGTGGAGTACGTGCCCGCCGAGAGCGACACCGATCAGGACGCGGCGATGGTGGGGGTGCCGTACTACTCGGACCCCACCCGGGGCAATATCCCCGCGTGGCGCAACGCCTTCGCAGTGATGAGCTGGCCCGAGTGGTTGGGGTTCGACGCCCTCTCGCCCGCCCCCCGGATCACCGTTCCCAGCCTGTTCATCCACAGCGACGATTCGGCGCTGCCGGACAACGTGCGCCGCTTCTACGGGGCCGTGGCAGGTCCCAAGACGCTGCACTGGGCACAGGGGGCGCACATCGACTTCTACGACCGTGAGGAACTGACCCAGCCTGCCGCCGAGGTGGCCGCGGCGCACTTCCACGCGGCCCTGCGGTGA
- a CDS encoding nuclear transport factor 2 family protein, translating to MKRSTLLALAGMAVLAGAGWYATAQQADARQTVEQRLRVLEDKQAITETINKIAVYADRRQWDIVAAQFAPRVLLDYTSYATASAGTGQPQDLTPQQVVDAWQTVLPGYDYTQHQVTVHQITLQGDRAAVTSNINATHFLQNAPGGDSWIFVGDYTHELQRTPQGWKVTRMRANLGAQIGNQQLSELATQRVKERGRK from the coding sequence ATGAAACGTAGTACCCTCCTTGCCCTCGCGGGCATGGCCGTCCTCGCCGGCGCAGGTTGGTACGCCACCGCCCAGCAGGCGGACGCGCGCCAGACGGTCGAGCAACGCCTGCGGGTGCTGGAAGACAAGCAGGCGATCACGGAGACGATCAACAAGATCGCCGTGTACGCCGACCGCCGCCAGTGGGACATCGTGGCCGCCCAGTTCGCCCCCCGGGTGCTGCTCGATTACACCTCGTACGCCACCGCCTCGGCGGGTACGGGCCAGCCCCAGGACCTGACGCCCCAGCAGGTCGTGGACGCGTGGCAGACCGTGCTGCCCGGGTACGACTACACCCAGCACCAGGTCACGGTGCACCAGATCACCCTGCAAGGGGACCGGGCGGCCGTCACGTCGAACATCAACGCCACCCACTTCCTGCAAAACGCGCCTGGAGGCGATTCCTGGATCTTCGTGGGCGACTACACGCACGAACTCCAGCGCACCCCGCAGGGCTGGAAGGTGACGCGGATGCGCGCGAACCTCGGCGCGCAGATCGGCAACCAGCAGCTCAGCGAACTCGCCACCCAGCGCGTGAAGGAACGCGGCAGGAAGTGA
- a CDS encoding Sec-independent protein translocase subunit TatA/TatB, translated as MFGFGPIELLLIVLVLLILFGARKLPELGKGLGQGIREFRKGGQDVQPQELDRPSSTKEMNP; from the coding sequence ATGTTCGGTTTCGGTCCCATCGAACTCCTCCTGATCGTGCTCGTCCTCCTGATCCTGTTCGGGGCGAGGAAACTGCCCGAACTGGGCAAGGGCCTGGGGCAGGGCATCCGCGAGTTTAGGAAGGGCGGCCAGGACGTCCAGCCGCAGGAACTTGACCGACCCTCTTCCACGAAGGAGATGAACCCGTGA